Genomic window (Cucumis sativus cultivar 9930 chromosome 2, Cucumber_9930_V3, whole genome shotgun sequence):
tttttttattattattaaaaaaaactaagtttCTGTATAAAAACCTTATTCCACCTGTAATAATCTTGAgatttttaactaaaatttcaaatgtttatttaaaaaacgacgagaattataataaagaaTCGAAGAAGTCgaaaattttatacttttggATTTTATACCTTTAGCCAACTTGGCACATTGCTTCTATACCCCGTCGCTAAGATTATTGAATCGAACTCTTTCTCTTGTCCGTCTATGAACTTCGCTCCATTTCTCGTTATCTCTTTTACCCCTTCCATTACCttcattcaaagaaaaaattacgACCGTGTTCGAATTAAGTATACAAACAAATCTTCTGTCATTGcaaactttaaaaactaataaactaATTGATTACAAATTTACCTTGATCTTTCCTGATCTAATTTGCGACAGGGCTCCAACGTCGAGAACGGGGGTCTTTCCAGTGGCGTTTTTAAGCTCGATTGGACCGGTTTTCGGTCGCCGGAGACCTAAATGATCTGTATTACCTAGAGTCAAGTTGGCTACTAAAAGAAGAATCTTATCCACCAGTCTTAGAGGTAGCCATTTCATCAGCCCCATGGCAATTCCAAATGTCGAGAATCCGAACATTTCTCGCGGCAACACATGAACCTAAACGTTAAGAATACGAATAAACGATCAAAATCGtagtctatttttttttcaaaaaagtaattttctGTAAAATTTACCGTAATTCATGACTTGAAAGagtaaaaagaacaaagaaaagaacttaCTGTGTTTCTAACAACCATATGTGGAATGGCATTTTGTCTACAGAGATCTAAACTAACTTCCATACCGGAATTCCCACAACCGACGACCAAAACCCGTTGGTTTTTAAATTCCGAACCGGACTTATACATACTAGTATGAACAACGGTTCGAGCAAACCGCTCAATCCCCACAATCTCAGGAATAACCGGCTCTGCATTTTCCCCTGTAGCGACGATGATCCATCGCGAAATGTACTGAGAATCCTGAGTGGAGACCTTCCAAAACCCAGAAACGGAGTCGAATTCAGCGGCGAGAACGGTCTGATTGAAGCGAGGATGGATGGAGAAATGAGAAGCGTAAGATTCCATGTAAGAAATGAACTGATCTTTAGAAGGGTACTTGGGGAAATTTTCAGGGAAACCCATAAGAGGAAGCTCACAAAATTGCTTGGGGAGATGAAGTTTGAGACGATCGTAAGTGCGATACTGCCAAAGAGAAGCAATACAATCGGATTTTTCAAGAATGAGGGAAGGGGTTTGATTGTGAGAAAGACAAGCGGCGGCGGCTAATCCTGATGGCCCTGCACCTACAATGATAGGGCCGTGAACCCATATGCATTTGGGGGGTGGTTCTTGTTTGTGATGATCATCTTCTTGGTCTTTGCAAGAAGCCATTAAAGTGAGTCTGTGTTTTGGTTTACTCTGTTTTTTGGGTAAGTGGAaagtgaaagaagaaagaaggaatgGGAGAGATTTGAGGAAGTGTGGAGTATAAATGCatgtaaagagagagagagggagagagagaaaaagggaaagaagggGTTTTAATGGAGGCGTGAAGGTAAAGGAAAGGGATTTGGTTCAGTTTATCTCAAGGCTCTTTCTTCTCAGCGACTCTGTTGCAGAGTTTTTCTGGGAGGTGTTAGTGAATGAAGTGAGGTAATGACGAACCttacatacatataaatacattcttttttcttttttttttttcttttttccttttactttttcattatatatttgtttaaaataagataaataaccaagccaactttaaatatataaaaataaatagaaatatttatcatataacaaaattttatagaattaaaattctctttatttttctaaagatTTTTAACAACGTTTTACCACCCATGACGAAAGGAAATAGAACGAGACTCATGAATTAAATGAGTTCAATTATAGTATTGTTTTTAGATAGGTTTGTAAGTCTTAGTTGGATTTTAGAAAGATtggttttttctctctttaaaataaaggttggtttggattttaaaacgtagattaaaaagagagagatagtacaattaaataatagtttttgcaagtttaattttaaaatgagaagaaaaaaactaaattaaaagtgTTAATATGGAACTCACCTACTCAcgataattataaaaattgaactcaATAAACTcatataataagaataatttataaaaatctataaatttaacggttaaattttaaattttggataagTTAAAGGTAACTATTGTCATACTTTAAAGGtgatttttgtcatttgtctttttttatctatagtttataagttaattaaaaaagaaaaactaaaacttcTAAACGTTAGATGTTCATCGTTAACCTAAACAACAtatatttcttaatattttatagtatttataaacataacaaaatttagtgAACATTATTTTATGgtacttataaatatatatttgtttgccTTGTTTATAttagaaagtttaaaaatgaaaaggattatagaagaaaagaaaataaattagaaaggaaaataaggagagttaaattgttaattccttttgttacatttttttccacCCACGCATTTTCAAATGCTTGAAAGTTACGCTCCAGAAATATCCCTCATTCCCGCCTTCTCTTTAACTGTCACAAATCACTtctatttcttaatttatatcatctatctatatatatatatatattaaatgaaagagccttttaatttaatatccaATTTTAGACATCAGCATTAACAttgctaaaattaaattcagaTTTATTTAATTCCCAACTAAGATTTCtattagcaaaaaaaaagaaagaaaaaaaaaaaagcataaaatcACTCATAAATTTACAAGGAAACTCAATTAAAATGTTACATacataaagataaaattgtcGATATTTAAGCCTTATTGTATGACCTTAGCTTTAAGaaccttaattttctttattgaaaaaagagaTCCTTACAAGTTACAACAATGAATAAATTTTACCCAACGATATAAATGCAACTCTTGACCTCCTTAAAGTTTGATTCGACAcgaaagtttatattttaattcgaCAAGttcattgattttaaaatataaaaatatatttatttgacacataagttaatttgttaaataaaagatGGAGATGAGTTAAatacaaatctaaaattacaatcttagtttatttatttatttatatatatatatattttagaatattaaagTATGTGGTTTTGTATTCAACAATCGTGatgggaagaaaaataaaacaatatggTTAACGATTATAATACAAAACGTGggtcaatttttaaaaagtccattttaattaaatatggtcATAActtaaactatataatattagAGGACCTTTAGAAATTTATCTATTGAAGTTcttataaaataagaatattatatgttgaagttgagttcaatatttaaaattcttcaattttaaaacaaagacTACCATGattattctaattaattaatagtgcCTTTccacttaaaaaataaaagttaaaacagcTTGTaccaacttaattattatatatccttctaataaatttttttatatctaattttgATACTTCAAAAGTTTGCAACAACTTCATGAACgtattataattcaattactcaatatatatcattcaaTCACCTAAATGTGATTTATaaccaatttgaaatttgtaataagaattttgtttcttattttacgttttttaaataaattagacaAGTTCGTCTatgctttttttctctcctttttgtTTAATCCTTTCACAAGTTTATTCCTTtagtataaaacaatttagtGTAATAATTAGATCTTAACTACAAAATTTAAGTATCAATttcctaaatatatattttgtttatcaatCCATTAAATTGAGAGATTagattctaattttttttatttatttagaaaaaaatatagttaactaaatatgagaaagagatgttcattaaatatttagtaaatttCATAGTTTATTAGACAACGATAGatacaaataaatatctaTTGATGATGATAGTATAATTATGTATctatgtatgtgtatatatatagagagagatttatttatttatcgtttctctaaatatattattcgGTAAGGTGATAACATTATCTACATCAACAAAACGTTTGGTTAAAGGTTTTATGCAAAAGACAAAGTGGTAGAGTTGGTGTATAGTTATTTGGCCAAATACAATATGACATTcgaattaattaaactaaggTTAAAATTTGGCAGTTGTGTTAGTATATATGATATAGAGAGAGCTTATATCTACGTAGCATAGAAGACAAAATGGGTTTATCATCACAAGTCGTTTTTCGTTCTTACGTAATATATGATGTGTTCAACTCGTTTAttgttcaaataattttttcatgcAATGAATGTTGAAccttataaaaattgaaaagtccATTTTCACGTGAAATAGActtaaaaattttaacattaattagCACCACTCGTAGTTATCCATTGAAAAATGAACgttattcaaacaaatatcaaacgtttgaaaaattgaaagaacaaCTTTCGTTTTCGCAGACCTATTTCCATAGCCCCATTGATTTCcaacttctcttcttctcattttttattttaaacaatatcaATTCTCAATCCATTGTTTGGTAAGTCTTCACCCTCATTATAAAGAGATGGGAGAGTTTATATAAATTGTGTGGGTCACAAACTCAAACTCAATAATTATATCTCATCATCATTATTCTCATACAACGCTATCAATCTTTCTCAAAGTTTCTTCGTTGGATTTTTGTCAATCATTCAACTTTTACAAGTAAAGACCTAGACACCGCgcatgttttaaaatatagtattgCAGAGTCAAAAACAAAGCAAATTAGAGGACAACTACCTATATATAGTTTATCATAATATCTATAGTATATAATCAAAACAACAAGAAGaacacaaatttttttattcaaccTTAAGCAAAGTTAGtaaatatga
Coding sequences:
- the LOC101221527 gene encoding probable indole-3-pyruvate monooxygenase YUCCA4 isoform X2, coding for MASCKDQEDDHHKQEPPPKCIWVHGPIIVGAGPSGLAAAACLSHNQTPSLILEKSDCIASLWQYRTYDRLKLHLPKQFCELPLMGFPENFPKYPSKDQFISYMESYASHFSIHPRFNQTVLAAEFDSVSGFWKVSTQDSQYISRWIIVATGENAEPVIPEIVGIERFARTVVHTSMYKSGSEFKNQRVLVVGCGNSGMEVSLDLCRQNAIPHMVVRNTVHVLPREMFGFSTFGIAMGLMKWLPLRLVDKILLLVANLTLGNTDHLGLRRPKTGPIELKNATGKTPVLDVGALSQIRSGKIKVMEGVKEITRNGAKFIDGQEKEFDSIILATGYRSNVPSWLKGCDFFTKDGMPKTPFPNGWKGERGLYTVGFTRRGLLGTASDAMKIANDVAEQWRMAGNKDGKHCSTSYVIVLKESIRK
- the LOC101221527 gene encoding probable indole-3-pyruvate monooxygenase YUCCA4 isoform X1; this encodes MASCKDQEDDHHKQEPPPKCIWVHGPIIVGAGPSGLAAAACLSHNQTPSLILEKSDCIASLWQYRTYDRLKLHLPKQFCELPLMGFPENFPKYPSKDQFISYMESYASHFSIHPRFNQTVLAAEFDSVSGFWKVSTQDSQYISRWIIVATGENAEPVIPEIVGIERFARTVVHTSMYKSGSEFKNQRVLVVGCGNSGMEVSLDLCRQNAIPHMVVRNTVHVLPREMFGFSTFGIAMGLMKWLPLRLVDKILLLVANLTLGNTDHLGLRRPKTGPIELKNATGKTPVLDVGALSQIRSGKIKVMEGVKEITRNGAKFIDGQEKEFDSIILATGYRSNVPSWLKQGCDFFTKDGMPKTPFPNGWKGERGLYTVGFTRRGLLGTASDAMKIANDVAEQWRMAGNKDGKHCSTSYVIVLKESIRK